In Nostocoides sp. HKS02, the DNA window CGGGCGGTTGCGGCAGTGGGCCCTGTTCGTGGCCATGGTGCTCGGTGGGCTCGCCGCCTTCCTCGTCGCGCTCATCACCGGCCACCCCCAGACCGCGACCGCAGCCCTGCTAGGCCTGCTCGCTGCCGGGGTGTCGCACGCGGCGCGCCGGGTGATGGCCGCGCTGCCCGCGGCCGGGGGCGCCCGGGCCCAGCTGGCAGTGGCCGCCTCCTCGTCGATGCTGATCGGCGTGGTGGCCTACGTCGTCGTCCGCCGCTTCGTCGCCTGAGCCACCACGGTGGTCAATCAGTAGACGAGGGAGCGGGCCCCCTCGGCCATGACCTCCTCGACGAAGGCCGCAGCTCCCCGGATCTCCGCTCCTCCGACCAGGTCCGCTTCGGTCAGCTCGCGCCGCGCCGCACACTGACCACAGACGGTGACCCGGCCCTCGGCGAGCAGGGCGTCGAGCAGGTCCGCCAGCGGCGCGGCATACGGCAGGTCGAGGTCCCCGGCCCGCCCGGG includes these proteins:
- a CDS encoding DsrE family protein, which codes for MPDQRARLVVKVTCGVEAPERLNQALSVAATALAAGVEVSLWLTGEATWVAVPGRAGDLDLPYAAPLADLLDALLAEGRVTVCGQCAARRELTEADLVGGAEIRGAAAFVEEVMAEGARSLVY